From Allofrancisella guangzhouensis, a single genomic window includes:
- a CDS encoding amino acid permease — translation MSENLNRNLQSRHMSMIALGGCLGTGLFLALGGAIADAGPGGTVLAYTVIAIMVYFLMASLGEMAAYNPVAGTFCEYTTKYVDPALGFSTGWSYWFNWAITVATEVIAAAIIIQYWFPDSSILLWSSFFFLVIFCLNLFSVRVYGEFEYWFSFIKVSTVIIFIIVGGLSIFGLVGNHTNVGFDNWHIGDAPFHNGFFGFMAVFMIAGFSFQGSELVGVTAGEAKDPKTSVPKAIKQTFWRLVIFYIFAVVIISFLIPYNDPNLVSAASESHNDISMSPFTIVFEGVGLSSAATIMNVVILTAILSACNSSMYSATRVLWHLGKINHAPRVFAITNSNGTPMLALLATSLIGSSFFLVYFIGSKGIFNWLVNISSLAGFLAWFSIAISHYRFRRAYIRQGKSLNDLHFVAKFFPWAPLIALALVITIIFGQGINIFVNPSKSWFGVTIEFVSTYIGFIVFVVLYLAYKFIKKTKLIKLEDCDLTTHL, via the coding sequence ATGTCGGAGAATCTTAATCGTAATTTACAAAGTCGTCATATGTCAATGATAGCCTTAGGTGGTTGTTTGGGTACAGGGTTATTTTTAGCTTTAGGTGGGGCTATAGCTGATGCTGGTCCTGGAGGGACTGTTTTAGCATATACAGTAATTGCTATTATGGTATATTTTTTGATGGCAAGTTTAGGTGAGATGGCAGCTTATAATCCAGTTGCAGGTACTTTTTGTGAGTATACTACAAAATATGTAGATCCTGCACTTGGGTTTAGTACAGGTTGGAGCTATTGGTTTAACTGGGCTATTACTGTTGCTACAGAGGTTATTGCTGCAGCGATAATTATTCAATATTGGTTTCCTGATTCTTCTATATTATTATGGAGTTCTTTTTTCTTCTTAGTTATATTTTGTTTAAATTTATTTTCAGTACGGGTGTATGGTGAATTTGAATATTGGTTTTCTTTTATAAAGGTATCTACTGTTATCATATTTATTATCGTTGGAGGACTATCAATATTTGGTTTAGTCGGCAACCATACAAACGTGGGGTTTGATAATTGGCATATAGGGGATGCTCCTTTTCATAATGGCTTCTTTGGATTTATGGCGGTGTTCATGATAGCAGGTTTTTCTTTTCAGGGTAGTGAACTTGTTGGTGTAACAGCAGGAGAGGCAAAGGATCCTAAAACTTCCGTACCTAAGGCAATTAAACAAACATTTTGGCGTTTAGTTATCTTTTATATTTTCGCAGTGGTAATTATTAGTTTCTTGATTCCATATAATGATCCTAATTTAGTAAGTGCTGCTAGTGAGTCTCATAACGATATTTCTATGAGTCCATTTACTATAGTTTTTGAAGGTGTTGGGTTGTCATCAGCAGCTACTATAATGAATGTTGTAATTTTAACAGCAATACTATCAGCTTGTAACTCTAGTATGTATAGCGCTACTAGAGTTTTATGGCATTTAGGTAAGATTAATCATGCTCCTCGAGTTTTTGCAATTACCAACTCTAATGGTACACCAATGTTGGCTCTACTTGCTACATCTTTGATAGGTAGTTCATTTTTTTTAGTATATTTTATAGGAAGTAAGGGTATATTTAATTGGTTGGTAAACATTTCTAGCCTTGCTGGTTTTCTAGCATGGTTTAGTATAGCAATTAGCCATTACAGATTTAGAAGGGCATATATAAGACAAGGTAAAAGCTTAAATGACCTACATTTTGTAGCGAAATTTTTCCCATGGGCGCCTTTGATTGCCTTAGCTCTTGTAATTACAATTATTTTTGGCCAAGGTATAAATATTTTTGTGAATCCTAGTAAGAGTTGGTTTGGAGTTACTATAGAGTTTGTCTCAACATACATTGGATTTATAGTATTTGTAGTATTATATTTGGCATATAAGTTTATTAAAAAGACAAAACTGATAAAATTAGAGGATTGTGATTTGACAACTCATTTGTAG
- a CDS encoding alpha/beta hydrolase → MNTFFIEGKQGRIEVAHDKVKDARQDVVAVICHPHPLYQGSMHNKVVTTIARAMKTFKVESYRFNYRGVGDSQGEYGEGLGELEDLLTVCKWIEQNTSIKKIVLCGFSFGGAIAYKGLSKIDKVLSLITIAPAVDRFDLTKYPAPNLPWFLVQGVDDDIVNPESVFDFAINKVESDLIMLKMNKVGHFFHGRLTDLKKNIENFVFPILDEL, encoded by the coding sequence ATGAATACATTTTTTATCGAGGGTAAACAGGGTCGTATAGAGGTAGCTCATGATAAAGTCAAAGATGCTAGGCAAGATGTTGTGGCAGTTATCTGCCATCCTCACCCTTTATATCAAGGTAGTATGCATAATAAAGTAGTTACTACAATTGCCAGAGCTATGAAAACCTTTAAAGTAGAGTCATATAGATTTAACTATAGAGGTGTAGGTGATAGTCAAGGTGAATATGGTGAAGGTTTAGGTGAGCTTGAAGATTTACTGACAGTTTGTAAGTGGATAGAGCAAAATACTAGTATAAAAAAGATAGTTTTATGTGGTTTCTCTTTTGGTGGAGCTATAGCATATAAGGGGTTGAGCAAAATAGACAAAGTCTTATCTTTAATCACGATAGCTCCTGCTGTAGATAGATTTGATTTGACGAAATATCCAGCACCAAATTTGCCTTGGTTTTTAGTTCAAGGGGTAGACGATGATATCGTTAACCCAGAGTCAGTTTTTGATTTTGCTATTAATAAAGTAGAATCTGATTTAATAATGCTTAAGATGAATAAAGTTGGACATTTTTTTCATGGTAGGCTAACTGATTTGAAGAAAAACATAGAAAATTTTGTTTTTCCTATTTTAGATGAATTATAA
- the glpX gene encoding class II fructose-bisphosphatase codes for MNRKVALEAVRVTELAALASWSQMGRGDKIAADQAAVDAMRNALNEVDIDGTVVIGEGELDEAPMLYIGEKVGRGGPKVDIALDPLEGTTITSKGGPNALTVLAMADEGGFLNAPDVYMQKIAVGGITAPKGIVDLDDSVTENLKRIAEYKGVHLSALVVCTMDRARHADIIKEARACGARVILIDDGDVSAVISTATEGSGIDVYIGTGGAPEGVLAAAALKCLGGQMQARLVFNSDDEIKRAHKLGITDLNKKYDIDNLASGNIIFAATGVTDGNMLKGIKRINSSRRGSFAVTHSIVMRSTTRTVRHITAEHSFDFKEGVEKFMS; via the coding sequence ATGAATAGAAAAGTAGCTCTTGAGGCAGTTAGAGTAACAGAGTTAGCAGCTTTAGCATCATGGAGTCAAATGGGTAGAGGAGACAAGATAGCAGCAGATCAGGCCGCTGTTGACGCTATGAGGAATGCTCTTAACGAAGTAGATATTGATGGCACGGTTGTTATCGGTGAAGGGGAGCTTGATGAAGCACCGATGTTATATATAGGTGAAAAAGTAGGTAGAGGAGGTCCAAAAGTGGATATAGCGTTAGATCCTCTTGAAGGAACAACCATCACATCAAAAGGTGGTCCAAATGCTCTTACAGTTTTAGCTATGGCCGATGAAGGCGGTTTTTTGAATGCACCAGACGTATATATGCAAAAAATAGCAGTTGGTGGTATAACAGCACCTAAGGGTATAGTCGACCTAGATGATTCTGTTACAGAAAACCTTAAACGAATAGCAGAATATAAAGGTGTTCATTTATCAGCGTTGGTTGTGTGTACTATGGATAGAGCAAGACATGCTGATATTATAAAAGAGGCAAGGGCTTGTGGCGCTAGAGTTATATTGATAGATGATGGTGATGTTTCAGCAGTTATTTCTACAGCTACTGAAGGATCAGGAATAGACGTATATATAGGTACAGGCGGAGCTCCTGAAGGTGTTTTAGCAGCAGCAGCCTTAAAATGCTTAGGTGGACAAATGCAAGCAAGGCTAGTGTTTAATAGTGATGATGAAATTAAGAGAGCTCATAAGTTAGGTATAACTGACCTTAATAAAAAATATGATATAGATAACCTGGCATCAGGGAATATTATATTTGCTGCAACAGGTGTTACAGATGGTAATATGCTCAAAGGGATTAAGAGAATAAATAGTTCTCGTAGAGGTTCTTTTGCTGTAACTCACAGTATAGTTATGCGTTCAACAACAAGAACAGTACGTCATATAACAGCTGAACATAGTTTTGATTTCAAAGAAGGTGTTGAAAAGTTTATGTCTTAA